A stretch of Acidimicrobiales bacterium DNA encodes these proteins:
- a CDS encoding branched-chain amino acid ABC transporter permease: protein MLLTSLVVFGLFAFLVQQFVGPDNPLTRFLNEDANRLDWDAFRGLVVSGLSQGSMYGLIALGYSMVYGVLGFINFAHGEVFMVGAMTGLITSNKLFEAGVWEDAFIVAILVAVLVSIICATLTAVVMERIAYRPLRGAPRLIPLITSIGVSFFIQNTSALLLGPGAKRYPQLPSWMTDRYGPSWLQIEGQKILVVLVAAAAMAGLWYLVEQTKTGKAMRAVAEDKEIASLMGIDVDRTIVTTFAIGGAMAGVAGILWGILFGSVTEFTGFLPGIKAFSAAVVGGIGNLGGAMAGGLTLGGSESLAPQLILEPLGVSGHTQLKDAVAFLVLIYVLLVKPTGLFGERLSSEDRA from the coding sequence GTGCTGCTCACGTCGTTGGTCGTCTTTGGACTCTTCGCCTTTCTGGTGCAGCAGTTCGTGGGTCCGGACAATCCCCTCACCCGCTTCCTCAACGAGGACGCGAACCGCCTCGACTGGGATGCCTTCCGGGGGCTGGTGGTCTCCGGCCTGAGCCAGGGCTCGATGTACGGGCTCATCGCGCTCGGCTACTCGATGGTCTACGGCGTCCTCGGGTTCATCAATTTCGCCCACGGCGAGGTCTTCATGGTGGGCGCCATGACCGGGCTGATCACGTCCAACAAGTTGTTCGAGGCGGGCGTCTGGGAAGACGCCTTCATCGTGGCGATCCTCGTGGCGGTCCTCGTGTCGATCATCTGCGCCACCCTGACCGCCGTGGTGATGGAGCGCATCGCGTATCGCCCGCTGCGCGGCGCCCCCCGTCTCATTCCGCTGATCACCTCGATCGGCGTCTCCTTCTTCATCCAGAACACCTCCGCCCTGCTGCTCGGCCCCGGCGCCAAGCGCTATCCGCAACTCCCGTCGTGGATGACGGACCGGTACGGGCCCTCGTGGCTCCAGATCGAGGGACAGAAGATCCTCGTGGTCCTCGTCGCCGCCGCGGCGATGGCGGGGCTGTGGTATCTCGTCGAGCAGACCAAGACCGGCAAGGCGATGCGCGCGGTCGCAGAGGACAAGGAGATCGCCTCCCTGATGGGCATCGACGTGGACCGCACGATCGTGACCACGTTCGCGATCGGCGGTGCCATGGCCGGCGTCGCCGGCATTCTCTGGGGGATTCTGTTCGGTTCGGTCACCGAGTTCACCGGTTTCCTGCCCGGCATCAAGGCGTTCAGCGCCGCCGTGGTCGGCGGCATCGGAAACCTCGGTGGCGCCATGGCCGGCGGGTTGACCCTCGGTGGTTCCGAGTCGCTCGCGCCGCAGCTCATCCTCGAGCCGCTCGGCGTCTCGGGCCACACCCAGCTGAAGGACGCCGTCGCGTTCCTCGTGCTGATCTACGTCCTTCTCGTCAAGCCCACCGGCCTGTTCGGTGAGCGCCTCTCGTCGGAGGATCGGGCATGA
- a CDS encoding hydantoinase/oxoprolinase family protein codes for MGARIGADVGGTFTDIVIERADGSLHSTKVLTTHDAPERGILDGIGQVAAEVGVDLAEVDQIIHGTTLATNALIERRGARTALVTTAGFRDVIETRTESRFEQYDLDIVLPAPLIERKDRLTVTERLNARGEILLPFDENEARAVIATIGAGGYESVAVGFIHAYRNAAHEERFRDLLLTELADIAVSISSEVSPQMREYERFNTVCANAYVQPLMASYLVRLRDELAARGATAPLYLIHSGGGLMSVESAAAFPVRLVESGPAGGAIFAADLAHRCGRDRVLSYDMGGTTAKISLIEDYTPQTAKTFEVDRSARFKKGSGMPISIPVIEMIEIGAGGGSIASVDALGQIRIGPHSAGSEPGPAAYDLGGTDATVTDANVELGRLHPDTFGATDITLSPTNAARAIDDGVGQALGLDTHTAAIGIAEVVDENMTNAARVHAVENGRDLVGYTMIAFGGGAPLHAARLMDKLGLDELIVPSGAGVGSAIGFLRAPFSYEAVRSFYTTTSDFDAAGANEMLAELAAEATDFVRAGTDAPVTITRQVAMRYKGQGWEIPVAIGDGEFDEFAAEALATAFTKAYIEFFGRAIDDLAIEAVSWAVRVSSVEDAPDPVALSSDADAAVAVSATRPIYDPAERVDSEAAVVHRDAVPVGARVEGPAVIVEQQTTTVLAGHHVAVVQPDGSLLVTRRAS; via the coding sequence ATGGGCGCACGCATCGGCGCCGACGTCGGAGGGACATTCACCGACATCGTGATCGAACGCGCCGACGGGAGCCTCCACTCCACCAAGGTGCTGACGACGCACGACGCGCCGGAGCGAGGCATCCTCGACGGCATCGGCCAGGTCGCGGCGGAGGTCGGCGTCGACCTCGCCGAGGTCGATCAGATCATCCACGGCACGACGCTCGCGACCAATGCGCTCATCGAGCGGCGGGGCGCCCGCACCGCGCTCGTCACGACCGCCGGCTTCCGCGACGTGATCGAGACCCGCACCGAGAGCCGGTTCGAGCAGTACGACCTCGACATCGTGCTTCCCGCGCCGCTCATCGAACGCAAGGATCGGCTCACGGTCACCGAACGGCTCAACGCCCGCGGCGAGATCCTGCTGCCCTTCGACGAGAACGAGGCCCGTGCGGTGATCGCGACCATCGGCGCCGGCGGCTACGAGTCCGTCGCCGTCGGGTTCATCCACGCCTACCGCAACGCCGCCCACGAGGAGCGCTTCCGGGATCTCCTCCTCACCGAGCTGGCGGACATCGCCGTGTCGATCTCCAGCGAGGTGTCTCCCCAGATGCGGGAGTACGAGCGCTTCAACACCGTCTGCGCGAACGCCTACGTCCAGCCCCTCATGGCCTCGTATCTCGTCCGGTTGCGCGACGAGCTGGCAGCCCGCGGCGCGACGGCGCCGCTCTACCTGATCCACTCCGGCGGCGGCCTGATGTCGGTCGAGTCGGCCGCGGCCTTCCCGGTGCGCCTCGTGGAGTCCGGTCCGGCGGGCGGCGCGATCTTCGCGGCCGACCTCGCCCATCGCTGCGGCCGCGACCGCGTGCTCTCCTACGACATGGGCGGCACCACGGCGAAGATCAGCCTGATCGAGGACTACACGCCGCAGACGGCGAAGACCTTCGAGGTCGACCGGTCGGCCCGGTTCAAGAAGGGATCGGGCATGCCCATCTCGATCCCCGTGATCGAGATGATCGAGATCGGCGCGGGCGGGGGATCCATCGCCAGCGTCGACGCCCTCGGGCAGATCCGCATCGGCCCCCACAGCGCCGGCAGCGAGCCGGGGCCGGCGGCGTACGACCTCGGTGGCACGGACGCGACCGTGACGGATGCGAACGTCGAACTCGGCCGGCTCCATCCGGACACCTTCGGGGCGACCGACATCACCCTCTCGCCGACCAACGCGGCGCGGGCGATCGACGACGGCGTCGGGCAGGCCCTCGGGCTCGACACCCACACCGCGGCGATCGGCATCGCGGAGGTCGTGGACGAGAACATGACCAACGCCGCGCGCGTCCACGCGGTCGAGAACGGCCGCGATCTCGTCGGCTACACCATGATCGCGTTCGGGGGCGGTGCGCCGCTCCACGCCGCCCGCCTCATGGACAAGCTCGGCCTCGACGAGTTGATCGTCCCGTCCGGGGCCGGGGTGGGGTCCGCCATCGGCTTCCTGCGGGCGCCCTTCAGCTACGAGGCGGTCCGCAGCTTCTACACGACCACCTCGGACTTCGACGCGGCCGGCGCCAACGAGATGCTCGCCGAGCTCGCCGCCGAGGCGACCGACTTCGTGCGGGCCGGCACCGACGCCCCGGTCACGATCACCCGCCAGGTCGCCATGCGCTACAAGGGCCAGGGCTGGGAGATCCCGGTGGCGATCGGCGACGGCGAGTTCGACGAGTTCGCGGCCGAGGCGCTCGCCACCGCCTTCACGAAGGCGTACATCGAGTTCTTCGGCCGGGCGATCGACGACCTGGCCATCGAGGCGGTGAGCTGGGCCGTGCGCGTGTCGTCCGTGGAGGACGCTCCCGACCCGGTCGCCCTGTCGAGCGATGCCGACGCCGCGGTCGCGGTGTCCGCCACCCGACCGATTTACGACCCGGCCGAACGGGTCGACAGCGAGGCTGCGGTCGTGCACCGCGACGCGGTGCCCGTCGGCGCCCGCGTCGAGGGCCCCGCGGTCATCGTCGAGCAGCAGACGACCACGGTGCTCGCCGGCCATCATGTCGCCGTGGTGCAACCGGACGGTTCGCTGCTCGTCACGAGGAGAGCTTCGTGA
- a CDS encoding ABC transporter ATP-binding protein translates to MSGERLLEIKNLSVTFGGLNALSDLDFHVDKGEIVSVIGPNGAGKTTFFNMISGMVRPTSGNIVYRGDSLLGLDPNQVTARGIARTFQNVRLFANMTILENVMVAQHCRTKVGVFGSLFNTSSFRREEQEIREYGEKVLGFFGSRLVGYRLEQTASVLSYANRRRLEIARAMATRPEIILLDEPVAGMNPKESEELTTLIGKLRSEWGFTIVMIEHDMKVVRDVSDRVVVLDHGETIAQGSYDEVSNDPGVIEAYLGRPIEGTAS, encoded by the coding sequence ATGAGTGGCGAACGACTCCTCGAGATCAAGAATCTGAGCGTGACCTTCGGTGGTCTCAACGCGCTCAGCGACCTCGACTTCCATGTCGACAAGGGCGAGATCGTCTCGGTCATCGGGCCCAACGGCGCGGGCAAGACCACGTTCTTCAACATGATCTCCGGCATGGTGCGGCCGACCTCGGGCAACATCGTCTACCGCGGTGACTCGCTCCTCGGTCTGGACCCCAACCAGGTGACGGCGCGCGGGATCGCTCGCACGTTCCAGAACGTCCGCCTCTTCGCCAACATGACGATCCTCGAGAACGTCATGGTGGCGCAGCACTGCCGCACCAAGGTCGGTGTCTTCGGATCGCTCTTCAACACGTCCTCGTTCCGGCGGGAGGAGCAGGAGATTCGCGAGTACGGCGAGAAGGTGCTGGGGTTCTTCGGGAGTCGCCTCGTGGGCTACCGGCTGGAGCAGACGGCGTCGGTGCTGTCGTACGCCAACCGCCGCCGGCTCGAGATCGCCCGCGCGATGGCCACCCGCCCCGAGATCATCCTGCTGGACGAGCCGGTCGCCGGCATGAACCCCAAGGAGTCGGAGGAGCTCACCACGCTCATCGGCAAGCTCCGCAGCGAGTGGGGCTTCACGATCGTCATGATCGAGCACGACATGAAGGTGGTACGCGACGTCTCCGACCGTGTCGTCGTGCTCGACCACGGTGAGACCATCGCCCAGGGCTCCTACGACGAGGTCTCGAACGATCCCGGCGTGATCGAGGCCTACCTCGGGCGACCGATCGAGGGGACCGCGTCGTGA
- a CDS encoding ABC transporter ATP-binding protein: MSDQNGATPLLEMRGINTHYGAVHILKDVELAIYPGELVCLLGGNASGKSTTLKTLLGMVTPTDGEVVLDGEVVNGKPTSYLVERGVTMVPENRRLFKRLSVKENLELGAYLRNDRDGIEADLERVYEMFPRVKERLNQKSGTLSGGEQQMVAMGRALMARPRVLLMDEPSMGLAPALVQTNFELIQQIHEEGVAIFMVEQNANMALSIADRGWVLQTGRVVLDDTADKLLANPDLRASYLGEG; encoded by the coding sequence GTGAGCGACCAGAACGGCGCGACGCCGCTGCTCGAGATGCGGGGCATCAACACCCACTATGGCGCCGTCCACATCCTCAAGGACGTGGAGCTCGCTATCTATCCGGGCGAACTCGTCTGTCTTCTCGGCGGCAACGCGTCCGGCAAGTCGACGACGCTCAAGACGCTGCTCGGCATGGTGACGCCCACCGACGGTGAGGTGGTGCTCGACGGCGAGGTCGTCAACGGCAAGCCCACCTCGTATCTCGTGGAGCGGGGCGTCACGATGGTCCCGGAGAACCGACGGCTCTTCAAGCGCCTGTCGGTCAAGGAGAACCTCGAGCTCGGTGCCTACCTGCGCAACGACCGCGACGGGATCGAGGCCGACCTCGAGCGCGTCTACGAGATGTTCCCCCGGGTGAAGGAGCGGCTGAACCAGAAGTCGGGCACGCTCTCCGGTGGCGAACAACAGATGGTGGCGATGGGTCGTGCCCTCATGGCCCGCCCCCGGGTGCTGCTGATGGACGAGCCGTCGATGGGTCTCGCGCCGGCGCTCGTGCAGACGAACTTCGAGCTGATCCAGCAGATCCACGAGGAAGGCGTCGCCATCTTCATGGTGGAGCAGAACGCCAACATGGCGCTCTCGATCGCCGACCGGGGCTGGGTGCTCCAGACGGGCCGCGTCGTCCTCGACGACACCGCCGACAAGCTCCTCGCCAACCCCGACCTACGCGCCAGCTACCTCGGCGAAGGCTGA
- a CDS encoding hydantoinase B/oxoprolinase family protein, whose protein sequence is MSDQRELHNQVMWNRLVSVVEEQALTLVRTAFSTSVREAGDLSAGVFDRRGRMVAQAVTGTPGHVNTMAAAVPHFINDIGPERIHPGDVYVTNDPWKGTGHLHDITVATPVFVGDTLIGFFASTAHVVDIGGRGYGPDAREVYEEGLRIPILKWVDRGELNQDLVTIVRQNVREADQVVGDIHGLAASNETGRRRLLAMLEEFGLSDLDDLATFVFARTERATLEALRNVPNGTYRNEMQVDGYDATLTLAVTITVTDGGMHADFTGTSPTSAFGVNVPLTYAQAYFTYGMLVALAPELPNNFASLAPFTVSAPPGVILNAEHPDPVAVRHVIGHFVTDLCLGAIAEARPDRIPAEGAGALWNFQASARSASADDPKPPVEILMFNSGGTGARPGLDGLTATAFPSGVRTMSAEATEQVGPIVIWRKEIRPDSGGAGRQRGGLGQVIEVGPADGYLFEFSAMFDRVENPARGRAGGEDGAPGAVYLDDGTPFATKGKQTVPADRRLVMELPGGGGFGDPAERDPAADENDRKQGYRT, encoded by the coding sequence GTGAGCGATCAACGGGAGCTCCACAACCAGGTGATGTGGAACCGCCTCGTCTCGGTCGTCGAGGAGCAGGCGCTCACCCTGGTGCGCACCGCCTTCTCCACCTCCGTGCGCGAGGCGGGCGATCTCTCGGCCGGCGTCTTCGATCGCCGCGGTCGGATGGTCGCCCAAGCCGTCACGGGCACCCCCGGCCACGTGAACACGATGGCCGCCGCGGTCCCCCACTTCATCAACGACATCGGCCCCGAGCGCATCCACCCCGGCGACGTCTACGTCACGAACGACCCGTGGAAGGGCACGGGCCACCTCCACGACATCACGGTCGCCACCCCGGTCTTCGTCGGCGACACGCTGATCGGCTTCTTCGCGTCGACGGCGCACGTCGTCGACATCGGCGGCCGGGGCTACGGGCCCGACGCACGCGAGGTCTACGAGGAAGGGCTGCGGATCCCGATCCTCAAGTGGGTCGACCGGGGCGAACTGAATCAGGACCTCGTGACGATCGTCCGCCAGAACGTGCGCGAAGCGGACCAGGTCGTCGGCGACATCCACGGCCTCGCCGCATCGAACGAGACCGGACGCCGCCGGCTGCTCGCCATGCTCGAGGAGTTCGGTCTCAGCGATCTCGACGACCTGGCGACCTTCGTGTTCGCGCGAACCGAACGGGCGACGCTGGAGGCGTTGCGCAACGTCCCGAACGGGACCTATCGCAATGAGATGCAGGTGGACGGCTACGACGCGACCCTCACCCTCGCCGTCACGATCACGGTCACCGACGGCGGGATGCATGCCGACTTCACCGGCACCTCCCCCACCAGCGCGTTCGGCGTGAACGTTCCCCTCACCTACGCCCAGGCGTACTTCACCTACGGGATGCTCGTCGCGCTGGCTCCCGAGCTGCCCAACAACTTCGCGTCGCTCGCACCGTTCACCGTCTCGGCACCGCCTGGCGTGATCCTCAACGCCGAACACCCGGACCCGGTGGCCGTGCGTCACGTGATCGGGCATTTCGTCACCGACCTCTGTCTCGGTGCGATCGCCGAGGCGCGACCCGACCGCATCCCGGCCGAAGGTGCCGGCGCTCTCTGGAACTTCCAGGCCTCGGCCCGCAGCGCCTCGGCCGATGACCCCAAGCCGCCCGTCGAGATCCTCATGTTCAACAGCGGCGGCACGGGCGCCCGGCCCGGTCTCGACGGCCTGACGGCCACGGCGTTCCCGTCCGGCGTCCGCACGATGTCGGCCGAGGCCACCGAGCAGGTCGGCCCGATCGTGATCTGGCGCAAGGAGATCCGACCGGACTCCGGCGGCGCCGGCCGCCAACGCGGCGGCCTCGGTCAGGTCATCGAGGTCGGGCCGGCCGACGGCTACCTGTTCGAGTTCTCCGCGATGTTCGATCGGGTGGAGAACCCGGCCCGCGGCCGAGCCGGCGGCGAGGACGGCGCACCCGGCGCCGTCTACCTGGACGACGGCACGCCGTTCGCGACGAAGGGCAAGCAGACGGTGCCGGCCGATCGGCGGCTCGTCATGGAGCTGCCCGGTGGCGGCGGCTTCGGCGACCCGGCGGAGCGCGACCCGGCGGCCGACGAGAACGACCGGAAGCAGGGATACCGCACATGA
- a CDS encoding FAD-binding oxidoreductase has translation MNHRPPGRDGYDVVIIGGAVMGSSAAWFLSANPDFDGSVLVVERDPSYEFTSTAHTNSCMRQQFSNEVNIRISQFAADFVRNFRSHLGDDPEVPNIPVDHFGYLYLADTESFAATLRHNQELQASWGAGTKILSPAEIAAAYPFYDLDGIVCGSHNLVDEGYFDSGTMFDWWRRKARQNGVEYVANEVVGISHDARRVQSVELASGESVACGTVVNAAGPRAIEVARMIDAELPVEPRKRFSFVFDAAEPLDRRLPLTIDPSGVHVRSDGDAYMAGCPPDVDPPVDYDDFAMDHDIWEDKVWPAIANRIPAFERVKVTSRWAGHYAYNTLDQNVIIGPHHEIENFVFMNGFSGHGMQQSPAVGRGVSEWITYGEFRSLDLSPLGYHRIAANEPFVETAVI, from the coding sequence ATGAACCACCGTCCGCCGGGCCGCGACGGGTACGACGTCGTCATCATCGGGGGCGCGGTGATGGGCTCGTCCGCGGCGTGGTTCCTCTCCGCGAATCCCGACTTCGACGGCTCGGTCCTGGTCGTCGAACGCGACCCGTCCTACGAGTTCACGTCCACGGCGCACACGAACAGCTGCATGCGCCAGCAGTTCTCCAACGAGGTCAACATCCGGATCTCGCAGTTCGCCGCCGACTTCGTGAGGAACTTCCGCAGCCATCTCGGCGACGACCCCGAGGTGCCGAACATCCCGGTCGATCACTTCGGCTACCTGTACCTGGCCGACACCGAGTCGTTCGCGGCCACACTGCGGCACAACCAGGAGCTCCAGGCGAGCTGGGGCGCGGGGACGAAGATCCTGTCGCCCGCCGAGATCGCCGCGGCCTACCCCTTCTACGACCTCGACGGGATCGTGTGCGGGAGTCACAACCTCGTCGACGAGGGCTACTTCGATTCGGGGACGATGTTCGACTGGTGGCGGCGCAAGGCGCGCCAGAACGGGGTCGAGTACGTCGCCAACGAGGTGGTCGGGATCTCGCACGACGCCCGCCGAGTGCAGTCGGTCGAGTTGGCGTCCGGCGAGTCCGTCGCCTGCGGCACCGTGGTGAACGCGGCCGGCCCGCGAGCGATCGAGGTCGCCCGGATGATCGACGCCGAGCTGCCGGTCGAGCCCCGCAAGCGGTTCTCGTTCGTCTTCGACGCCGCCGAGCCGCTCGACCGGCGCCTCCCGCTCACGATCGACCCGTCGGGGGTCCACGTGCGCAGCGACGGCGACGCCTACATGGCCGGCTGCCCGCCCGATGTCGACCCGCCGGTCGACTACGACGACTTTGCGATGGACCACGACATCTGGGAGGACAAGGTGTGGCCGGCGATCGCCAACCGCATCCCGGCATTCGAGCGAGTGAAGGTCACCAGCCGGTGGGCCGGCCACTACGCGTACAACACGCTCGACCAGAACGTGATCATCGGCCCGCACCACGAGATCGAGAACTTCGTGTTCATGAACGGCTTCTCGGGTCATGGGATGCAGCAATCGCCGGCGGTCGGCCGGGGCGTGAGCGAGTGGATCACCTACGGCGAGTTCCGGTCGCTCGACCTGTCGCCGCTCGGGTACCACCGCATCGCGGCGAACGAGCCGTTCGTCGAAACCGCCGTCATCTAG
- a CDS encoding branched-chain amino acid ABC transporter substrate-binding protein, whose translation MKLSRKLLMLLAVLLSFSLIAAACGDDDDTSAGDDAGDDAGDDGGDDGGDDAGDDAGDDMAEDDGTADGGDDMAEDDGGDMDHLGDGSLGTVTVEPGSEVQIRSLNAITGDVAFLGIPNQAGIELAVSHYGDIHGFGVTSGEGLDDLCSAEGGQAAAQQIVADEQVVGVIGTSCSGAAASAAPLISDAGLVMISGSNTSPSLTSDLQGNANESYRPGYYRTAHNDLFQGAAMADFVYNVLELTTAAAIHDGDPYTQGLSQAFMDAFVALGGENAGFTSVAKGDTDMVPVLTEVAGNSPQALFFPIFPPEGNFIAAQAPGVSGLENTQLLAADGLLVDNFMEDPASEGMYMSGPDVRFGENVNESTGENAADVLAEYNSVVGEPPSAAFWGHSYDATAMLLDAVSAASYVDADGNLIIDRAGIREYLNGLTGYSGLIGTINCDDFGDCGSQKITIVHHEDSSDIEAGKANVAFEFAPA comes from the coding sequence ATGAAGCTTTCACGCAAGCTCCTCATGCTGCTTGCCGTGCTGCTGTCCTTCTCGCTCATTGCCGCCGCGTGCGGTGATGACGACGACACCAGTGCGGGCGACGACGCCGGCGACGATGCCGGTGACGACGGCGGCGACGACGGTGGTGACGACGCCGGTGACGATGCCGGTGACGACATGGCCGAAGACGACGGCACCGCAGACGGTGGCGACGACATGGCCGAAGACGACGGTGGCGACATGGACCACCTCGGCGACGGTTCGCTCGGCACGGTCACGGTCGAGCCCGGCTCCGAAGTCCAGATCCGTTCGTTGAACGCGATCACGGGCGACGTGGCGTTCCTCGGTATCCCGAACCAGGCCGGCATCGAGCTGGCCGTGTCGCACTATGGCGACATCCACGGCTTCGGTGTCACCTCGGGCGAGGGTCTCGACGACCTCTGCTCGGCTGAGGGTGGTCAGGCGGCTGCGCAGCAGATCGTGGCTGACGAGCAGGTCGTCGGTGTCATCGGCACCTCGTGCTCGGGTGCGGCGGCCTCCGCGGCCCCGCTGATCAGCGACGCTGGTCTCGTGATGATCTCCGGCTCGAACACCTCGCCGTCGCTGACGTCCGATCTCCAGGGCAACGCGAACGAGAGCTATCGCCCCGGCTATTACCGCACGGCCCACAACGACCTGTTCCAGGGCGCCGCGATGGCCGACTTCGTGTACAACGTGCTCGAACTGACCACGGCCGCCGCCATCCACGACGGCGACCCGTACACCCAGGGTCTCTCGCAGGCGTTCATGGACGCCTTCGTGGCGCTGGGCGGCGAGAACGCCGGGTTCACGTCGGTCGCCAAGGGCGACACCGACATGGTCCCGGTCCTCACCGAGGTCGCCGGCAACTCGCCGCAGGCCCTGTTCTTCCCGATCTTCCCGCCGGAGGGCAACTTCATCGCTGCCCAGGCTCCGGGCGTGTCGGGCCTCGAGAACACCCAGCTGCTCGCCGCTGACGGGCTCCTCGTCGACAACTTCATGGAGGACCCGGCGTCCGAGGGCATGTACATGTCCGGTCCGGACGTCCGCTTCGGTGAGAACGTGAACGAGTCGACCGGCGAGAACGCCGCCGACGTCCTGGCCGAGTACAACTCGGTGGTGGGCGAGCCCCCGTCGGCCGCCTTCTGGGGTCACAGCTATGACGCCACCGCAATGCTCCTCGATGCGGTCTCCGCGGCTTCCTACGTGGACGCCGACGGCAACCTGATCATCGATCGAGCCGGCATCCGCGAGTACCTCAACGGGCTCACGGGCTACAGCGGTCTCATCGGCACCATCAACTGTGACGACTTCGGTGACTGCGGCTCGCAGAAGATCACCATCGTCCATCACGAAGACTCGAGCGACATCGAGGCCGGCAAGGCCAACGTCGCTTTCGAGTTCGCGCCGGCGTAA
- a CDS encoding thiamine pyrophosphate-binding protein, translating into MARTGGQIVVDSLVAHGVTTTFGVPGESYLAVLDALHDTDIQVITCRQEGGAAYMAEAWAKLTGRVGVCLVTRGPGATNASIGIHAAMQASTPMVMLVGQVSTHEQGREAFQEIDYRAMFGGVAKWATEMGSADEASAVMAEAFHAAAAGRPGPVVVALPEDVLGAVSGADPVAPLPVDPQAPAEDEVDAVLDALAGAERPVLLAGGGGWTDDARADLRAVAEAHEVPVVVTFRRHDLMDNTSASYVGEAGVAMPPPVRATLEEADCVIALGARFGEMTTAAWSIWPVGDPGVTLVHVHPDPGQHGKIHTPTVAIAARPAAMLAALRARTAAPPVHGAWREARRDAYVASLDAPAQPGPLDMGEVMAWLRANLPSDAVLTNGAGNFSVWPNKFFVYGPEARLLAPQAGSMGYGLPAAVAAKVADPARTVVCFAGDGDVQMNIQELGTGLQHDAQPIVLVVDNGMYGTIRMHQERHFPERVVGTDIVNPDFVALGRAYGMHAERVDATADFPAAFGRAQASTTGALLHLRVDPDQLTPTQSIAQARGER; encoded by the coding sequence ATGGCGCGCACCGGGGGGCAGATCGTGGTCGACAGTCTCGTCGCCCACGGCGTGACGACGACGTTCGGCGTGCCGGGCGAGAGCTATCTCGCGGTGCTCGACGCGCTGCACGACACCGACATCCAGGTGATCACGTGCCGCCAGGAAGGCGGCGCCGCGTACATGGCCGAGGCCTGGGCGAAGCTCACCGGACGGGTCGGCGTGTGTCTCGTGACGCGCGGCCCCGGTGCGACCAACGCGTCGATCGGCATCCACGCGGCGATGCAGGCATCCACGCCCATGGTGATGCTCGTCGGTCAGGTGTCCACCCACGAACAGGGCCGGGAGGCGTTCCAGGAGATCGACTACCGGGCCATGTTCGGTGGCGTCGCGAAGTGGGCGACGGAGATGGGTTCGGCGGACGAGGCATCGGCCGTGATGGCGGAGGCGTTCCACGCCGCGGCCGCCGGTCGCCCCGGCCCCGTCGTGGTCGCGCTTCCCGAGGACGTGCTCGGCGCCGTGAGCGGAGCCGATCCGGTGGCGCCGCTCCCCGTCGACCCGCAGGCGCCGGCCGAGGATGAGGTCGACGCCGTACTCGACGCGCTGGCCGGCGCCGAGCGGCCAGTGCTGCTCGCGGGCGGCGGCGGCTGGACCGACGACGCCCGGGCGGACCTCCGCGCCGTGGCCGAGGCGCATGAGGTCCCGGTGGTCGTGACGTTCCGCCGCCACGACCTGATGGACAACACGAGCGCGAGCTACGTCGGCGAGGCGGGCGTCGCCATGCCGCCACCGGTGCGGGCGACGCTCGAGGAGGCGGACTGCGTCATCGCCCTCGGCGCCCGGTTCGGCGAGATGACCACGGCCGCCTGGTCGATCTGGCCCGTCGGTGACCCGGGCGTCACCCTCGTGCACGTCCACCCGGACCCGGGCCAGCACGGCAAGATCCACACGCCGACCGTGGCGATCGCCGCTCGGCCGGCCGCGATGCTCGCCGCCCTGCGGGCCCGCACCGCGGCCCCGCCCGTCCACGGCGCGTGGCGCGAGGCCCGCCGCGACGCCTACGTCGCGTCGCTCGACGCGCCGGCGCAACCCGGCCCGCTCGACATGGGCGAGGTGATGGCCTGGCTGCGGGCCAACCTGCCGTCCGACGCGGTGCTGACCAACGGCGCCGGCAACTTCTCGGTCTGGCCCAACAAGTTCTTCGTCTACGGGCCCGAGGCACGGCTCCTCGCGCCCCAGGCGGGCTCGATGGGCTACGGCCTCCCGGCGGCCGTCGCCGCGAAGGTGGCCGACCCGGCCCGCACGGTCGTGTGCTTCGCCGGGGACGGCGACGTCCAGATGAACATCCAGGAGCTCGGCACCGGGCTCCAGCACGATGCCCAACCGATCGTCCTCGTGGTCGACAACGGCATGTACGGCACGATTCGCATGCACCAGGAGCGTCACTTCCCCGAGCGGGTCGTCGGCACCGACATCGTCAACCCGGACTTCGTCGCCCTGGGCCGGGCCTACGGCATGCACGCCGAACGGGTCGACGCCACCGCGGACTTCCCCGCCGCGTTCGGACGCGCCCAGGCGTCAACGACCGGCGCGCTGTTGCACCTTCGAGTCGACCCCGATCAGCTGACCCCGACGCAGTCGATCGCCCAGGCCCGCGGTGAGCGATGA